A region of Neovison vison isolate M4711 chromosome 7, ASM_NN_V1, whole genome shotgun sequence DNA encodes the following proteins:
- the HSF4 gene encoding heat shock factor protein 4 isoform X1, whose translation MQEAPAALPTEPGPSPVPAFLGKLWALVGDPGTDHLIRWSPSGTSFLVSDQSRFAKEVLPQYFKHSNMASFVRQLNMYGFRKVVSIEQGGLLRPERDHVEFQHPSFVRGREQLLERVRRKVPALRSDDGRWRPEDLGRLLGEVQALRGVQESTEARLRELRQQNEILWREVVTLRQSHGQQHRVIGKLIQCLFGPLQTGSSSAGAKRKLSLMLEEGSSCPTPAKFSACPLPGALLQDPYCIQSPLPETASGLSSSHRARGPIISDIHEDSPSPDGTRLSPSRSGRREKGLALLKEEPASPGGEGEAGLALAPNECDFCVTAPPPLPVAVVQAILEGKGNFSPEGPRNAQQPEPRGPREVSDRGTLGLERGVRSPEHLLPPMLLQPPTESVEPAGPLDVLGPSHQGREWTLMDLDMELSLMQPLGPERSETELAVKGLNSPGPGKDSTLGAPLLLDVQAALGGPTLGLPGALTIYSTPESRASYLGPGSNPSP comes from the exons ATGCAGGAAGCGCCAGCCGCGCTGCCCACGGAGCCGGGCCCCAGCCCAGTGCCTGCGTTCCTCGGCAAGCTATGGGCGCTGGTGGGAGACCCGGGGACCGACCACCTGATCCGCTGGAGCCCG AGCGGGACCAGTTTCCTCGTAAGCGACCAGAGCCGCTTCGCCAAGGAAGTGCTGCCCCAATACTTCAAGCACAGCAACATGGCAAGCTTTGTGCGGCAGCTCAACATGT ATGGTTTTCGGAAGGTGGTGAGCATTGAGCAGGGCGGCCTGCTTAGGCCCGAGCGCGACCACGTCGAGTTTCAGCACCCGAGCTTCGTACGCGGCCGAGAACAGCTACTGGAACGTGTGCGGCGCAAG GTGCCAGCGCTGCGCAGCGACGACGGCCGCTGGCGCCCCGAGGACTTGGGTCGGCTGCTGGGCGAGGTGCAGGCTTTGCGGGGAGTGCAGGAGAGCACCGAGGCGCGGCTGCGGGAGCTCAGGca GCAGAACGAGATCTTATGGAGGGAGGTGGTGACTCTGCGGCAGAGCCATGGTCAGCAGCACCGGGTCATTGGAAAG CTGATCCAGTGCCTCTTTGGGCCACTTCAGACAGGGTCCAGCAGCGCAGGAGCTAAGAGAAAGCT GTCCCTGATGCTGGAGGAGGGGAGCTCATGCCCAACACCAGCCAAATTCAGTGCCTGTCCCCTACCTGGTGCCCTCTTGCAGGACCCCTACTGTATCCAGTCG CCCCTCCCAGAGACCGCCTCGGGACTCAGCAGCTCTCACAGGGCCAGGGGCCCTATCATCTCTGACATCCACGAAGACTCTCCATCCCCTGATGGGACCAGGCTTTCTCCTTCCAGAAGTGGCAGGAG GGAGAAGGGCCTGGCACTGCTCAAAGAAGAGCCGGCCAGCCCAGGGGGGGAAGGCGAGGCCGGGCTGGCCCTGGCCCCAAACGAGTGTGACTTCTGCGTGACAGCCCCCCCGCCACTGCCTGTGGCTGTGGTGCAGGCCATCCTGGAAGGGAAAGGGAACTTCAGCCCTGAGGGGCCCAGGAATGCCCAACAGCCTGAACCAAGGGGTCCCAGGGAGGTATCTGACAG GGGAACTCTGGGCCTGGAGAGGGGGGTGCGGAGCCCAGAGCATCTGCTACCTCCCATGTTGCTTCAGCCCCCCACTGAAAGTGTGGAGCCCGCAGGGCCCCTCGAT GTGCTGGGCCCCAGCCACCAAGGGCGAGAATGGACCCTGATGGACTTGGACATGGAGTTGTCCCTG ATGCAGCCCTTGGGTCCAGAGAGGAGTGAGACTGAGCTGGCAGTCAAAGGGTTAAATTCTCCAGGGCCAG GGAAGGACTCCACCCTTGGGGCACCACTCCTGCTGGATGTCCAAGCGGCTTTGGGAGGCCCAACTCTCGGCCTTCCTGGAGCTTTAACCATTTACAGCACCCCTGAGAGCCGAGCCTCCTACCTAGGCCCCGGGTCCAATCCCTCCCCCTGA
- the NOL3 gene encoding nucleolar protein 3, protein MGNAQERPSETIDRERKRLVETLQADSGLLLDALLARGVLTGPEYEALDALPDTERRVRRLLLLVQSKGEVACQELLHCAQRTTRTPDPAWDWQHVGTGYRERSYDTSCPGHWTPEAPGLRTTCPELPRASDCEEAGIPGGSEAVQSGTPEELNPELEAGASEEAERDVEPEPEAEAEPEPELEPEPEPEPEPEPEPEPEPEADFEAGDESEDS, encoded by the exons ATGGGCAATGCGCAGGAGCGGCCCTCAGAAACCATCGACCGCGAGCGGAAACGCCTGGTGGAGACGCTGCAGGCGGACTCGGGGCTTCTGCTGGATGCGCTGCTGGCGCGGGGCGTGCTCACTGGGCCCGAGTACGAGGCGCTAGACGCGCTGCCGGATACCGAGCGCAGGGTGCGCCGCCTGCTGCTGCTGGTGCAGAGCAAGGGCGAGGTCGCCTGTCAGGAGCTGCTGCACTGCGCGCAGCGGACCACGCGGACACCCGACCCCGCCTGGGACTGGCAGCACGTGGGCACCG GCTACCGGGAACGCAGCTACGACACTTCGTGCCCTGGCCACTGGACACCTGAGGCCCCTGGCTTGAGAACCACTTGCCCCGAACTGCCCAGAGCTTCAGACTGCGAAGAGGCTGGGATTCCCGGGGGCTCAGAGGCAGTGCAATCCGGAACGCCCGAGGAACTCAATCCGGAGCTGGAAGCTGGGGCCTCTGAAGAGGCTGAGCGGGATGTCGAACCAgaaccagaggcagaggcagaacccGAACCTGAACTGGAGCCGGAACCCGAACCCGAGCCTGAGCCCGAGCCtgagcccgagcccgagcccgagGCCGACTTCGAGGCTGGTGATGAGTCTGAAG ATTCCTGA
- the TRADD gene encoding tumor necrosis factor receptor type 1-associated DEATH domain protein, protein MATGPNGLDEWVGSAYLFVESSLDKVVLSDAYAHAQQKVPVYRALRTALTESGGSPDVLQMLKIHRSEPQLIVQVRFRGRQPCSRFLRAYREGSLRATLQECLAGALALHSVPLQLELRAGTERLDTLLTDEERCLSCIFAQKPDRLRDEELSELEEALRNLTCGSGSQSGNMEVVPAPSQSLATSLSEEKPPAPPPPPPVQTFLFQGQPIVNRPLSLQDQQTFARSVGVKWRKVGRSLQRGCRALRDPALDSLAYEYEREGLYEQAFQMLRRFVQAEGRRATLQRLVEALEENELTSLAEDLLGLTNPDGSLA, encoded by the exons ATGGCGACTGGGCCAAATGGGCTCGACGAGTGGGTGGGCAGCGCATACCTATTTGTGGAGTCCTCGCTGGACAAGGTGGTCCTATCTGATGCCTATGCTCACGCCCAGCAGAAGGTGCCGGTGTACAGAGCTCTGCGGACTGCACTGACAG AGAGTGGCGGGAGCCCAGACGTACTGCAGATGCTCAAGATCCACCGCAGCGAGCCCCAGCTGATTGTGCAGGTGCGTTTCCGCGGGCGCCAGCCCTGCAGCCGCTTTCTCCGCGCTTACCGCGAGGGGTCGCTGCGCGCCACGCTGCAAGAGTGCTTGGCGGGGGCTCTCGCCCTGCACTCTGTGCCACTGCAACTGGAGCTGCGCGCCGGCACGGAGCGGCTGGACACCTTGCTGACGGATGAGGAACGCTGTTTGAGTTGCATCTTCGCCCAGAAG CCTGACCGGCTCCGGGACGAGGAACTCTCTGAGTTGGAGGAGGCGCTCCGAAATCTGACGTGCGGCTCGGGGAGCCAGAGTGGCAACATGGAGGTCGTTCCAGCGCCCTCGCAGTCCCTGGCCACCTCTCTCTCAGAGGAGAAGCCACCGGCACCACCACCGCCGCCGCCTGTCCAGACTTTTCTGTTCCAGGGTCAGCCCATAG TGAACCGGCCGCTGAGCTTGCAGGACCAACAGACGTTTGCGCGTTCAGTGGGTGTCAAATGGCGCAAAGTGGGGCGCTCCCTGCAGCGAGGCTGTCGTGCGCTGCGGGACCCGGCGCTTGATTCACTGGCCTATGAGTATGAGCGTGAAGGGCTGTACGAGCAGGCCTTCCAGATGCTGCGACGCTTCGTGCAGGCAGAGGGCCGCAGGGCCACGCTGCAGCGCCTGGTAGAGGCCCTGGAGGAGAACGAGCTCACCAGCCTGGCAGAGGACTTGCTGGGCCTCACAAATCCCGATGGCAGCCTGGCCTAA
- the B3GNT9 gene encoding UDP-GlcNAc:betaGal beta-1,3-N-acetylglucosaminyltransferase 9 translates to MRRRLRLRGDASLTLLLGAALGLLLYSQREGAAPTTSAPRTHRKAAPEPSPGLRVFQASDAGAAPAPPAYEGDTPEPPTPTGPFDFGRYLRAKDQRRFPLLINQPRKCRGDGSPEGGPDLLIAVKSVAADFERRQAVRQTWGAEGRVQGALVRRVFLMGVPRAAGTDGAEAEGEGTRTHWPALLRAESRAYADILLWAFDDTFFNLTLKEIHFLAWASAYCPDVRFVFKGDADVFVHVGNLLEFLAPRDPAKDLLAGDVIVQARPIRVRASKYYIPEAVYGLPAYPAYAGGGGFVLSGATLRRLAGACAQVELFPIDDVFLGMCLQRLRLTPEPHPAFRTFGIPRPSAAPHLRTFDPCFYRELVVVHGLSAADIWLMWRLLNGPQGPACARPWPVADGSFQWGP, encoded by the coding sequence ATGAGGCGGAGGCTGCGCCTCCGTGGGGACGCGTCGCTCACGCTGCTCCTCGGCGCCGCCCTCGGTCTCCTTCTCTACTCACAGCGCGAAGGCGCGGCCCCGACGACTAGCGCCCCGCGAACCCACAGGAAGGCAGCGCCGGAGCCCAGCCCCGGACTCCGGGTCTTCCAAGCATCGGACGCAGGCGCAGCCCCAGCCCCGCCGGCCTACGAAGGGGACACACCGGAGCCGCCCACACCCACGGGACCCTTTGACTTTGGCCGCTATCTGCGCGCCAAGGACCAGCGGCGCTTCCCCCTTCTCATTAATCAGCCGCGCAAGTGCCGAGGAGATGGCTCACCTGAAGGTGGACCCGACTTGCTCATCGCGGTCAAGTCAGTGGCGGCGGACTTCGAGCGGCGCCAAGCCGTGCGCCAGACGTGGGGTGCTGAGGGCCGCGTGCAGGGGGCGCTCGTGCGCCGCGTGTTCTTGATGGGCGTGCCCAGGGCCGCGGGCACAGACGGGGCAGAAGCGGAGGGGGAGGGCACGCGAACCCACTGGCCTGCCCTGCTGCGTGCTGAGAGCCGGGCGTACGCGGACATCCTGCTCTGGGCTTTCGACGACACTTTCTTCAACCTAACGCTCAAGGAGATCCACTTTCTGGCCTGGGCCTCGGCCTACTGCCCCGACGTGCGCTTTGTTTTTAAGGGCGACGCAGACGTGTTCGTGCACGTGGGGAACCTGCTAGAGTTCCTAGCGCCGCGAGACCCGGCGAAGGACCTGCTCGCGGGTGATGTGATCGTGCAGGCGCGGCCAATCCGTGTGCGGGCCAGTAAATACTACATCCCCGAGGCGGTGTATGGCCTGCCCGCCTACCCGGCCTATGCTGGTGGTGGGGGCTTTGTGCTTTCAGGGGCCACGCTGCGTCGCCTAGCCGGCGCCTGCGCACAAGTTGAGCTTTTCCCCATTGACGACGTCTTTCTGGGCATGTGTCTACAGCGCCTTCGGCTCACACCAgagccccaccctgctttccgCACCTTTGGCATTCCCCGTCCTTCAGCAGCTCCGCACTTGCGCACCTTTGACCCCTGCTTTTACCGGGAGCTGGTTGTAGTGCACGGGCTCTCAGCCGCGGACATCTGGCTTATGTGGCGCCTACTGAATGGGCCCCAAGGGCCAGCCTGTGCCCGTCCGTGGCCTGTCGCTGATGGCTCTTTCCAGTGGGGCCCTTAG
- the FBXL8 gene encoding F-box/LRR-repeat protein 8, which produces MAEPGEQLPEEVLALIFRHLSLRDRAAAARVCRAWAAAATCSVVWHNTTISCDCEREGTLLPYLSACLDHVHNLRLEFEPAREPSRRAATELLTALAVRTPGLRSLRLECRGEKPLFDAGRDILDAVHAICRAACALRHLDLRRLPFTLDDELVLQAARGCPELRSLFLDNCTLVGSVKPDSVLELLEACPRLCALGLHLASLSGTALQVLAAPDRAPFALLALRCACPEDARAPRLPEEAWVAVRRRHPGLAVELELEPALPAESVTRVLQPAVPVAALRLSLSGDTVGPVCFAARHYGATLRALEVRAAASVELDAALELLAARCAGLREVHCFCVVRPSVLHAFRAHCPRLRSYTLKLTREPHPWLPTPVE; this is translated from the exons ATGGCTGAGCCTGGAGAGCAACTGCCAGAGGAGGTGCTGGCACTCATCTTTCGCCACCTGTCTCTGAGGGACCGTGCAGCTGCTGCCAGGGTCTGCAGAGCCTGGGCTGCTGCTGCTACCTGCAGTGTGGTGTGGCACAACACGACCATCAG TTGCGACTGTGAGCGAGAAGGCACGCTGCTACCATACCTGTCTGCCTGCCTGGACCATGTTCACAACCTACGACTGGAATTTGAGCCGGCGAGGGAGCCGAGCCGCCGGGCGGCCACTGAGTTGCTAACCGCCCTGGCGGTCCGCACCCCGGGACTTCGAAGCCTGCGCCTGGAGTGCCGCGGAGAAAAGCCGCTCTTCGATGCAGGCCGCGACATCCTGGACGCCGTGCACGCTATATGCCGGGCAGCCTGCGCGCTGCGCCACCTCGACCTTAGGCGCTTGCCTTTTACGCTGGACGACGAGTTGGTGCTGCAGGCGGCACGCGGCTGCCCTGAGCTCCGCAGTCTTTTCCTTGACAACTGTACGCTGGTAGGCAGCGTGAAGCCCGACTCTGTGCTCGAGCTACTAGAAGCCTGCCCGCGCCTGTGCGCCCTCGGCCTACACCTAGCTAGCCTGTCGGGCACTGCCCTCCAGGTGCTGGCAGCGCCGGACCGCGCGCCTTTCGCTCTCCTGGCCCTACGGTGCGCGTGCCCCGAGGACGCACGCGCGCCACGCCTGCCCGAGGAAGCCTGGGTCGCGGTGCGCCGCCGCCACCCAGGACTGGCcgtggagctggagctggagccagCGCTGCCCGCTGAGAGCGTGACGCGCGTCCTACAACCTGCCGTGCCAGTGGCTGCGCTACGCCTCAGCCTCTCTGGGGATACTGTAGGCCCGGTGTGCTTTGCAGCGCGCCACTACGGCGCAACCTTGCGCGCGCTTGAGGTGCGCGCGGCTGCCTCAGTGGAGCTGGACGCCGCACTGGAGTTGCTGGCGGCGCGCTGCGCGGGCCTGCGCGAAGTACACTGCTTCTGTGTGGTACGACCCTCTGTGTTGCACGCCTTCCGCGCGCATTGTCCGCGCCTGCGCAGCTACACGCTCAAACTAACGCGGGAGCCCCATCCCTGGCTGCCCACGCCTGTGGAGTGA
- the HSF4 gene encoding heat shock factor protein 4 isoform X2, with the protein MQEAPAALPTEPGPSPVPAFLGKLWALVGDPGTDHLIRWSPSGTSFLVSDQSRFAKEVLPQYFKHSNMASFVRQLNMYGFRKVVSIEQGGLLRPERDHVEFQHPSFVRGREQLLERVRRKVPALRSDDGRWRPEDLGRLLGEVQALRGVQESTEARLRELRQQNEILWREVVTLRQSHGQQHRVIGKLIQCLFGPLQTGSSSAGAKRKLSLMLEEGSSCPTPAKFSACPLPGALLQDPYCIQSSSIYSPSQRPPRDSAALTGPGALSSLTSTKTLHPLMGPGFLLPEVAGAPPPLPVAVVQAILEGKGNFSPEGPRNAQQPEPRGPREVSDRGTLGLERGVRSPEHLLPPMLLQPPTESVEPAGPLDVLGPSHQGREWTLMDLDMELSLMQPLGPERSETELAVKGLNSPGPGKDSTLGAPLLLDVQAALGGPTLGLPGALTIYSTPESRASYLGPGSNPSP; encoded by the exons ATGCAGGAAGCGCCAGCCGCGCTGCCCACGGAGCCGGGCCCCAGCCCAGTGCCTGCGTTCCTCGGCAAGCTATGGGCGCTGGTGGGAGACCCGGGGACCGACCACCTGATCCGCTGGAGCCCG AGCGGGACCAGTTTCCTCGTAAGCGACCAGAGCCGCTTCGCCAAGGAAGTGCTGCCCCAATACTTCAAGCACAGCAACATGGCAAGCTTTGTGCGGCAGCTCAACATGT ATGGTTTTCGGAAGGTGGTGAGCATTGAGCAGGGCGGCCTGCTTAGGCCCGAGCGCGACCACGTCGAGTTTCAGCACCCGAGCTTCGTACGCGGCCGAGAACAGCTACTGGAACGTGTGCGGCGCAAG GTGCCAGCGCTGCGCAGCGACGACGGCCGCTGGCGCCCCGAGGACTTGGGTCGGCTGCTGGGCGAGGTGCAGGCTTTGCGGGGAGTGCAGGAGAGCACCGAGGCGCGGCTGCGGGAGCTCAGGca GCAGAACGAGATCTTATGGAGGGAGGTGGTGACTCTGCGGCAGAGCCATGGTCAGCAGCACCGGGTCATTGGAAAG CTGATCCAGTGCCTCTTTGGGCCACTTCAGACAGGGTCCAGCAGCGCAGGAGCTAAGAGAAAGCT GTCCCTGATGCTGGAGGAGGGGAGCTCATGCCCAACACCAGCCAAATTCAGTGCCTGTCCCCTACCTGGTGCCCTCTTGCAGGACCCCTACTGTATCCAGTCG TCATCTATTTACAGCCCCTCCCAGAGACCGCCTCGGGACTCAGCAGCTCTCACAGGGCCAGGGGCCCTATCATCTCTGACATCCACGAAGACTCTCCATCCCCTGATGGGACCAGGCTTTCTCCTTCCAGAAGTGGCAGGAG CCCCCCCGCCACTGCCTGTGGCTGTGGTGCAGGCCATCCTGGAAGGGAAAGGGAACTTCAGCCCTGAGGGGCCCAGGAATGCCCAACAGCCTGAACCAAGGGGTCCCAGGGAGGTATCTGACAG GGGAACTCTGGGCCTGGAGAGGGGGGTGCGGAGCCCAGAGCATCTGCTACCTCCCATGTTGCTTCAGCCCCCCACTGAAAGTGTGGAGCCCGCAGGGCCCCTCGAT GTGCTGGGCCCCAGCCACCAAGGGCGAGAATGGACCCTGATGGACTTGGACATGGAGTTGTCCCTG ATGCAGCCCTTGGGTCCAGAGAGGAGTGAGACTGAGCTGGCAGTCAAAGGGTTAAATTCTCCAGGGCCAG GGAAGGACTCCACCCTTGGGGCACCACTCCTGCTGGATGTCCAAGCGGCTTTGGGAGGCCCAACTCTCGGCCTTCCTGGAGCTTTAACCATTTACAGCACCCCTGAGAGCCGAGCCTCCTACCTAGGCCCCGGGTCCAATCCCTCCCCCTGA